A single region of the Acidobacteriota bacterium genome encodes:
- a CDS encoding serine hydrolase: MSSPRSAEPPATATTLHDAAPSSAGFDTERLQQAAALLENAVAEGVTPGGVLLVARRSAVALERAAGRLTYDDGAAAVTPSTIYDLASLTKVIATTTLMMRRVEAGALDLDDTAASRLPELEGSPVGEATLRDLLAHSSGLPCCTELFRELGEGLDRDEARTRYLEHIAATEPEVAPRERSIYSDLGVLLLGEILERESGNSLMEQVQEEILDPLGLAATGYLPADSLRNRIAPTEFDSWRGRLPHGEVHDENTHALGGLAPHAGLFGTARDVAAFAQMMLNGGAYGDRRIAGDGAVALFTRRAELVPGSSRALGWDTPSDPSSAGRYFSARSFGHTGFTGTSLWIDPELELIVVLLTNRVHPTRENIAIRRLRPAIHDAVVLAIDDAEVELRGAGQR; encoded by the coding sequence GTGTCCTCACCGAGATCGGCCGAGCCGCCTGCGACCGCCACCACCCTCCATGACGCCGCGCCGTCATCGGCCGGCTTTGACACCGAGCGGCTTCAGCAGGCGGCCGCTCTGCTGGAGAACGCCGTGGCCGAGGGGGTCACTCCGGGCGGCGTCCTGCTGGTCGCCCGGCGCAGCGCGGTCGCGCTCGAACGGGCGGCCGGCCGCCTGACCTACGATGACGGCGCCGCCGCCGTCACGCCATCGACGATCTACGACCTGGCCTCGCTGACCAAGGTCATCGCAACGACGACCCTGATGATGCGCCGGGTCGAGGCCGGCGCCCTCGATCTGGACGACACCGCGGCCTCCCGCCTGCCAGAGCTCGAGGGGTCGCCGGTGGGCGAGGCAACGCTGCGGGATCTCCTGGCCCATTCGAGCGGGCTGCCCTGCTGCACCGAGCTGTTCCGGGAGCTCGGGGAAGGTCTCGACCGCGACGAGGCCCGGACCCGCTACCTGGAGCACATCGCCGCCACCGAACCGGAGGTCGCGCCCCGCGAACGGTCGATCTACTCGGACCTCGGAGTGCTGCTGCTCGGAGAGATCCTGGAGCGCGAATCGGGCAACAGCCTCATGGAACAGGTCCAGGAGGAGATTCTCGATCCGCTGGGGCTGGCCGCCACCGGCTACCTGCCCGCGGATTCCCTACGCAACCGGATCGCTCCGACCGAGTTCGATTCCTGGCGCGGCCGACTGCCGCATGGCGAAGTCCACGACGAGAACACCCATGCCCTGGGCGGCTTAGCGCCCCACGCCGGCCTGTTCGGTACCGCGCGCGACGTCGCCGCGTTCGCCCAGATGATGCTGAACGGCGGCGCCTACGGCGATCGTCGGATCGCGGGCGACGGCGCCGTCGCCCTCTTCACCCGCCGGGCCGAGCTCGTGCCCGGCAGCAGCCGTGCGCTCGGCTGGGACACACCGTCTGATCCCAGTTCCGCGGGACGTTACTTCTCCGCCCGCTCCTTCGGCCACACCGGCTTCACCGGCACCTCGCTCTGGATCGATCCGGAACTCGAGCTGATCGTCGTCCTGCTGACCAACCGGGTTCACCCGACCCGCGAGAACATCGCGATCCGCAGGCTCCGGCCGGCGATCCACGACGCAGTGGTTCTGGCCATCGACGACGCGGAGGTCGAGCTCCGGGGCGCTGGCCAGCGCTAG
- a CDS encoding SMP-30/gluconolactonase/LRE family protein produces the protein MKTTLAVVTVLVAVGCGYGDSEEAETMTEEASEEMTSDGTVQRNDPAMDDLVPADAVVEKVADGFTFTEGPVWVPGDPDRLYFSDIPENKVYRWSEGEGAVVFLDPVLPDDAGTGGIGGSNGLALHPDGRLVLCEHGNRVVSAMALDGERVTLADRFDGKRLNSPNDIVFHSSGAAFFTDPPYGLPNQSENKEQDHNGIYRLDPDGTVTLLETGQTRPNGLGLSPDEKTLYVANSDAPPNRYWKKYAVNDDLTLGEGEMFFDASGMEAPGAPDGLAVDTEGNVFATGPGGVMVFAPDGRHLGTIAPAELPANTAFGGDGSTLYMTARSGLYRVSTSTRGLVYRGE, from the coding sequence ATGAAGACGACGCTGGCGGTCGTGACTGTGCTGGTGGCCGTGGGTTGCGGCTACGGCGATAGCGAGGAAGCCGAAACGATGACGGAGGAGGCATCGGAAGAGATGACGAGCGACGGCACGGTGCAGCGCAACGATCCGGCGATGGACGATCTGGTGCCCGCCGATGCCGTTGTCGAGAAGGTGGCGGACGGCTTCACGTTCACCGAGGGCCCGGTGTGGGTTCCCGGTGACCCCGACCGTCTCTACTTCAGCGACATCCCTGAGAACAAGGTCTACCGCTGGTCCGAAGGTGAGGGTGCGGTCGTGTTCCTTGATCCCGTCCTGCCGGACGACGCAGGCACCGGCGGCATCGGCGGATCGAACGGACTGGCGCTTCACCCGGACGGCCGGCTCGTCCTCTGCGAGCACGGCAACCGCGTGGTGTCCGCGATGGCGCTTGACGGTGAGCGGGTCACCCTGGCCGACCGTTTCGACGGCAAGCGCCTGAACAGCCCGAACGACATCGTCTTCCACTCGAGCGGCGCCGCCTTCTTCACCGATCCGCCCTATGGCCTGCCGAACCAGTCGGAGAACAAGGAGCAGGACCACAACGGCATCTACCGGCTGGATCCCGACGGCACGGTGACCCTGCTCGAGACCGGTCAGACCCGTCCGAACGGCCTCGGCCTCTCGCCGGACGAGAAGACGCTCTACGTCGCGAACTCCGACGCGCCGCCCAACCGGTACTGGAAGAAGTACGCGGTGAACGACGACCTCACCCTGGGCGAGGGCGAGATGTTCTTCGACGCCAGCGGCATGGAGGCGCCCGGTGCGCCGGACGGTCTGGCCGTCGACACGGAAGGCAACGTGTTCGCGACCGGGCCGGGCGGCGTGATGGTCTTCGCGCCCGACGGCCGTCACCTGGGCACGATCGCGCCGGCCGAACTGCCGGCGAACACCGCCTTCGGCGGCGACGGCAGCACGCTGTACATGACGGCGCGCTCCGGGCTCTACCGGGTCAGCACGAGCACCCGGGGTCTCGTGTACCGGGGCGAGTGA
- a CDS encoding single-stranded DNA-binding protein, giving the protein MLTRIADELASAVDDLRFGPPVAHVYNPLIYARVAHHAYLNLAGAGPGRVILVGMNPGPWGMTQTGVPFGEVAYVREWLGIEAGVEPPAEQHPKRPILGFDCRRSEVSGRRVWGWAKQRFGNPEAFFKRFLIWNYCPLAFLLESGANLTPDRLPAREKAPLFQACDRALRQAVEALEPRLVVGIGVFAEGRARRALGDLGVPVGRMLHPSPASPAANRGWQEQAERDLRALGVKFQS; this is encoded by the coding sequence TTGCTGACCAGGATCGCGGACGAACTCGCTTCGGCGGTCGACGACCTTCGTTTCGGCCCGCCAGTCGCTCACGTCTACAACCCGCTGATCTACGCCCGGGTGGCGCACCACGCGTACCTGAATCTGGCCGGCGCCGGACCAGGCAGGGTGATTCTCGTGGGGATGAACCCCGGACCGTGGGGCATGACCCAGACCGGCGTGCCGTTTGGCGAGGTGGCGTACGTGCGGGAGTGGCTGGGCATCGAAGCGGGAGTGGAGCCGCCCGCGGAGCAACACCCGAAACGCCCGATTCTCGGCTTCGACTGCCGGCGGAGCGAGGTCAGCGGCCGGCGGGTCTGGGGCTGGGCGAAGCAGCGTTTCGGGAACCCGGAGGCGTTCTTCAAGCGGTTCCTGATCTGGAACTACTGCCCGCTGGCGTTTCTCCTGGAGAGCGGCGCCAACCTGACTCCGGACCGGCTGCCGGCACGCGAGAAGGCGCCTCTGTTTCAGGCCTGCGATCGAGCGCTTCGGCAGGCGGTCGAAGCGCTGGAACCCCGACTGGTGGTCGGCATCGGCGTGTTCGCGGAGGGCCGGGCGCGCCGGGCGCTCGGGGACCTGGGCGTGCCGGTCGGCCGGATGCTCCATCCGAGCCCGGCCAGTCCGGCCGCGAACCGTGGCTGGCAGGAGCAGGCGGAACGTGATCTGCGCGCCCTGGGCGTGAAGTTCCAGAGCTAG